The nucleotide sequence GGACCACGCTGAGCATCATCGGAGTGGAGGCCAGCGCCCAGGCCCAGTTGACCAGGCCCACCGCCTCCTTGCCGAGGATGCGCCCCACCACCAGCGGCACCCAGCCGGCCACCAGCGCCGCCACCAGCGGCGGGAGCTGGAACGCCAGCCCGAAGCCCAGGAGCCGCTTGAGCACGTCCAGCCGGAAGGCCCCCCGGGGCCGCCACGGCGACGCCCACCAGACCAGCACCAGCCCCACCGCCCCGCGCGCGAGGCCGCCCAGCGCCAGCGACCACGCGCCGAAGCCCAGCGCCGCCAGGGCGATGGTGGTGACCACCTGCACCACGTTCTCCACCAATTCCGCGCGGGCGATGACGGAGAAGGCCAGCCGCCGCTCCAGCGCCATCAGCGGAATCACCCTCAGCGAGGACAGGAACAACCCCAGCGCGAGCGCCCACACCATGGGCACCGCCCCGTCTCCCAGCGCGTAACCGCGCGTGAGCTGGGGCGCGAGCGCGCAGACGGTGGCGACGATGACGGCGGTGAGCGCCTGGTGGCACCAGAAGATGGTGAACGTCTCGTCGCGGGTGGGCTCGTGCGGCTGGCGCACCAGCGCGGCGCTCAGGCCCAGGTCGCCCAGGAACACACCCAGCGACGCCGCGTAGGACACGATGCCGAACAGGCCATAGTCCGCGGGGAAGAGCAGCCGGGACAGGAACAGCGCGCTCACCACCCGCAGGCCCTGCGAAGCCAGGGTGCGGGCCGCCAACACGAACATGCCCTTCAGGGCACGGGCCTTCACCTCTCCGGTGCTGACTTCGGGTACAGCGGTCTCGGTCATGGTCCTGGTCGGTCCGGCCGGGCA is from Pyxidicoccus trucidator and encodes:
- a CDS encoding oligosaccharide flippase family protein — encoded protein: MTETAVPEVSTGEVKARALKGMFVLAARTLASQGLRVVSALFLSRLLFPADYGLFGIVSYAASLGVFLGDLGLSAALVRQPHEPTRDETFTIFWCHQALTAVIVATVCALAPQLTRGYALGDGAVPMVWALALGLFLSSLRVIPLMALERRLAFSVIARAELVENVVQVVTTIALAALGFGAWSLALGGLARGAVGLVLVWWASPWRPRGAFRLDVLKRLLGFGLAFQLPPLVAALVAGWVPLVVGRILGKEAVGLVNWAWALASTPMMLSVVLNRVAFPAYCRLQDDPAGFAEYLRTSLRRLSAVLLLAIPCVVLVLPVVVPLFFGERWVPAVALVQWFSLEVVLTTLTGLLATAQNAGGRPWERLAVVVGVGAVRWAVGTWVIHRFGLAGIGPVGLLVGLVELWVTAWLVTRLNAAMRGLVAQVVEPFVTVGLLLAGACVAALAMPVAGTLARALVGAVLFAVLVLARERLPGTLSLLGELKDILGFVRARRAASAAPAGPAT